A genomic segment from Chanos chanos chromosome 2, fChaCha1.1, whole genome shotgun sequence encodes:
- the med7 gene encoding mediator of RNA polymerase II transcription subunit 7 yields the protein MGEPQQVSSLPPPPMQYIKEYTDENVRKGLAPKPPPPIRDSYMMFGNQFQCDDIIIRPLESQGIERLHPMQFDHKRELKKLNMSILVNFLDLLDILIKSPGSIKREEKLEDLKLLFVHMHHLINEYRPHQARETLRVMMEVQKRQRLETAERFQKHLERVVEMIQSCLASLPDDLPQPEGSGAAGGDAGAGVGLAAGSSSGGAPRLSAEPMDVEEAGGSCMGGQTEKGMPSAKRDKVWDKDAAMCSIIDEMT from the coding sequence ATGGGTGAACCACAGCAGGTCAGTTCCCTGCCTCCCCCACCTATGCAGTACATCAAGGAGTACACGGACGAGAATGTACGCAAAGGACTCGCTCCCAAACCGCCCCCTCCCATCCGGGACAGTTACATGATGTTCGGCAACCAGTTCCaatgtgatgacatcatcattcgACCCCTGGAGAGCCAGGGCATTGAGCGCCTGCACCCAATGCAGTTTGACCACAAGAGAGAGCTGAAGAAGCTCAACATGTCCATCTTGGTCAATTTCTTGGACCTGCTGGACATCTTGATCAAAAGCCCCGGCAGCATCAAGCGGGAGGAGAAGCTGGAGGACCTCAAACTTCTGTTTGTCCATATGCATCACCTTATCAACGAATACCGACCCCACCAGGCCAGGGAGACCCTGCGTGTTATGATGGAGGTTCAGAAGAGACAGCGGCTGGAGACGGCCGAACGATTTCAGAAGCACCTGGAACGCGTGGTGGAGATGATCCAGAGTTGTCTGGCCTCCTTACCCGATGACTTACCGCAGCCAGAGGGGTCTGGTGCAGCCGGGGGTGATGCCGGAGCAGGGGTTGGTCTGGCTGCTGGTTCAAGCTCAGGAGGAGCTCCAAGACTGAGTGCAGAGCCTATGGATGTAGAGGAGGCAGGAGGTAGCTGCAtgggaggacagacagaaaagggcATGCCCTCTGCTAAAAGGGACAAAGTTTGGGATAAAGACGCCGCAATGTGTAGTATCATTGATGAGATGACTTAA